The region CCCCTACCCAGGGGTAGTAATATTATAATCAAGATATTTTTCATTAATATTAAATAATAATTAAAAAAGCCCGCTTTTAGCGGACTTTTTATTAATAGAATTTATTGTATAATTATTTTTTGCTATTACTCTACTCTAGAAATACTTAATTTTACCTGCTTAACTCCATTTTCTTTAGAAGTACCTAATATCTCGTTTATTGCAACTAATAACTTATTTTCTATTTCTTTTTCTATTCCGGTTTTCTTAAACTGATCTACTGAATAAGTAGAAAATATCACTCTGAGAGTATCGAACACTTTTGAAAATGATTTTTCAACTTTCGCTTGCATATCTTGATTTGGTACAACAAGAGAGAACTCTGTAACGTAAACACGATTGTTTAAATTTATGCGAATTGGATATTCTCCTTTAATAATTTCAACATTGATATCCATAGGTTTTTCTACATACACAATTTCTGGTTTTTCTGAGCCATAAAATTTAATGTCCGTATAACCAAGAAATTTTGGATTATTAGGGTTTTCTTTAATAGAATAGACACTTACTTTATCGTCAGTAAACCTTAAATATAAGTAACCATTTGCCATTTTTATACCATTTGCACCTTTGAGATCAAGTTTTGACTTTATTACTGGGTTTTCAGGATTAGAAATATCAGCTATGTCTATACCTTCATCTTGCCTTAAAATGTATAGGTATCCATTATTTTGGATAACATCAGTAACATTACCTGTGGTCTGAACATTAGCAATCTCCTTAGGATTGTTAGGATCTCCAACCTCATAAATAGTAACTCCATATCTTCCGCTTGGAGAGTATAGATATACTTTTTCTGTAGCTTTCTCTTTTGTTGTAAACATAATCTGAGAGGTAGATTCTCCTCCCTTACCATCTTTTGCAACTACTCTTAAAGTATAGCTTTTTCCAGGTTCCAATGAATTATATTCATAAAAATAGTTAGAAACATTACTTGCAATTAACTTTTCTTCTTGGCCTTCTTCTTTTAAATATATATCAAAAGTTAGTATATCTCCATCTAAATCCTCAGTCTGCCAAACAAAATAAACCTTTTCACCTTCTATCAGTTGATTCTCAGTTGGAGATAACAGAGTGGGTTGTGTTGGCGGAACATTTTTCTGAAATACATAAGGATTTGAAAATCCAAAAACTTTATTATCTTTTACTACTGCAAATTTAAGATCTAATCCATCTTCAGGAACAGACCCTAACAAAACAACATTTTGAAGGGCAGTTTTAAATGGCTCATATATTCCTGCAGCGTTCTTTTTATAGATTAAGTATTGA is a window of Defluviitoga tunisiensis DNA encoding:
- a CDS encoding fibronectin type III domain-containing protein, coding for MADQGGQEKKESKMEYEQLIEGSKEQKPRNNKERIIIISTIVAIIVVAAIIIISVMLLGRKYKLTINYSINKESNLTEPYSKIKVELNGLNTYESVFPVGTPIELKVEEGSYELNVLAVDDNNIAYYYYTDPAFFIKDDMSLDNIKLSRNPIKYTIEYKWEGNDLYITLPTGYDQYLIYKKNAAGIYEPFKTALQNVVLLGSVPEDGLDLKFAVVKDNKVFGFSNPYVFQKNVPPTQPTLLSPTENQLIEGEKVYFVWQTEDLDGDILTFDIYLKEEGQEEKLIASNVSNYFYEYNSLEPGKSYTLRVVAKDGKGGESTSQIMFTTKEKATEKVYLYSPSGRYGVTIYEVGDPNNPKEIANVQTTGNVTDVIQNNGYLYILRQDEGIDIADISNPENPVIKSKLDLKGANGIKMANGYLYLRFTDDKVSVYSIKENPNNPKFLGYTDIKFYGSEKPEIVYVEKPMDINVEIIKGEYPIRINLNNRVYVTEFSLVVPNQDMQAKVEKSFSKVFDTLRVIFSTYSVDQFKKTGIEKEIENKLLVAINEILGTSKENGVKQVKLSISRVE